One part of the Deltaproteobacteria bacterium genome encodes these proteins:
- the xth gene encoding exodeoxyribonuclease III, with product MPFTIATFNTNSIRARLPILLDWLKKRNPDLLCLQETKVQDKDFPAGVFEEIGYRTAFRGQKAYNGVALVSRHPLEGIRRDLHEEGDSQARFISTVVRDIPVVNVYVPQGYAVGTDKFEYKLRWLKDLFAHIRTTYDPGRPLLVAGDFNIALEDIDVYDPDAFRGEVCFHPDEQSILREFLDWGLVDIFRKHEPGEGHYTFWDYRIPNALKRKMGWRIDYILATAPLAERSIKAWVDTAARLKPKPSDHTFLVAEFE from the coding sequence ATGCCTTTCACCATCGCTACGTTCAACACCAATTCCATCCGGGCCCGTTTGCCCATCCTCCTGGACTGGCTGAAGAAACGGAACCCCGATCTCCTCTGCCTCCAGGAGACCAAGGTCCAGGATAAGGATTTCCCGGCAGGGGTCTTTGAAGAGATCGGGTATCGGACGGCCTTTCGGGGCCAGAAGGCCTATAATGGGGTTGCCCTCGTATCCCGTCATCCCCTGGAGGGGATTCGGCGGGACCTGCACGAAGAGGGGGATTCCCAGGCCAGGTTCATCAGTACCGTTGTCAGGGATATCCCGGTGGTAAACGTCTATGTTCCCCAGGGGTATGCCGTCGGCACCGATAAGTTCGAGTACAAGCTTCGGTGGTTAAAGGATCTTTTCGCCCACATCAGGACCACCTATGATCCGGGCCGACCCCTCCTGGTGGCAGGGGACTTCAACATTGCCCTGGAGGACATTGATGTGTACGATCCGGACGCCTTTCGGGGGGAGGTCTGTTTCCATCCCGACGAGCAGTCCATCCTGAGGGAGTTCCTGGATTGGGGGCTGGTGGATATTTTCAGGAAACACGAGCCGGGGGAAGGGCATTACACCTTCTGGGACTACCGCATCCCCAACGCACTGAAGAGGAAGATGGGCTGGCGGATCGATTACATCCTCGCAACGGCCCCCCTGGCCGAAAGATCCATCAAGGCCTGGGTCGACACGGCGGCCCGGCTGAAACCAAAGCCTTCCGATCATACCTTTCTCGTGGCCGAATTCGAATAA
- a CDS encoding metal ABC transporter permease produces MGEFLSDLESQAFLQYALLTGLLASIACGMIGSYVVTRRITYIAGAIAHSVLGGMGAARYFETVCGWQWLNPIHGAVGAALLSAVIIGMVSLNARQREDTVIGAVWAIGMAVGVLFIFKTPGYNEDLMSYLFGNILMVSVDDLWLIAGLDVFILLVGILFYNPLLAVCFDEEFARIRGIRVEFYYILLLCMTALTVVLLVTVVGIVMVIALLTLPAAIAGHFSKRLWQMMVLSIFFSASFTTLGIMVSYGPDLPSGATIIALAGAVYLAVAVGDRVIHRWRRS; encoded by the coding sequence CATTGCCTGCGGGATGATCGGGAGTTACGTGGTCACGAGGAGGATCACTTACATCGCCGGGGCCATCGCCCACAGCGTGCTGGGGGGGATGGGGGCTGCAAGGTATTTTGAGACGGTTTGCGGGTGGCAATGGCTGAATCCCATACACGGGGCCGTCGGGGCCGCCCTGCTTTCGGCCGTCATCATAGGAATGGTCAGCCTGAATGCACGGCAGAGGGAAGACACGGTGATCGGGGCCGTGTGGGCCATCGGAATGGCCGTGGGCGTTCTCTTTATCTTCAAGACACCGGGATACAATGAGGACCTCATGAGTTATCTTTTCGGCAACATCCTGATGGTTTCAGTGGATGACCTGTGGCTCATCGCCGGTCTGGATGTATTCATTCTCCTGGTTGGGATCCTTTTCTACAACCCCTTGCTGGCCGTCTGTTTCGACGAGGAGTTTGCCAGGATCCGGGGAATCCGGGTAGAGTTCTACTATATCCTGCTTCTCTGCATGACCGCCCTGACAGTGGTGCTCCTCGTGACGGTGGTGGGGATCGTGATGGTGATCGCGCTCCTCACCCTGCCCGCAGCCATAGCCGGGCATTTTTCCAAGAGGCTCTGGCAGATGATGGTCCTTTCCATTTTTTTTTCGGCATCCTTCACTACTCTGGGGATCATGGTCAGCTACGGCCCGGACCTGCCTTCCGGGGCTACCATCATAGCCCTGGCCGGGGCAGTGTACCTGGCAGTGGCCGTGGGTGATCGGGTGATCCACCGCTGGAGGCGATCCTGA